CAAGAGAAATAGGTTAAGATAAATGTATTGCCCTTTGACCAGTAGAGCATCTGATAAAAATAAGGCCTTGTTTTTGTTAGTGTCATTGACTCCTTTTGCTGGGCTGAAAATGAATTGACTCCAATGGTTTGGTTTGTCTACTAAGAGACAAAACGTTACTTCAGGTTCTTATTTAAAGTGTCatatcatttttattcagaaagaaagagaacataTTCCTTAGAGACATAGAActttttatttggtttgctACTGAAGAACAGTCACCATCATTTGTCTTCTCTTGAAATAGAGGGCCTTATCAATCTGaacaaaagtttatttaaaaatctcctCCATGTCTGTTTGCTCAAATTCTGTTTGTATGTAGCTACTGATTGCTGCCCACTCACAtgaatttcctctttcttcccttacTCACAAAACATCCAGAGTTGCTCTGGGATGCTCTTTACAGGAATTATCTTAGACCATTAATGTCAAAAGCACAGTGGTATTGCAGCCCTCCAGTGCTTGCCATGGTACGTTTTCTGGTGGGACATACTCTGCTCTCTGGCCTGCTGAGGGTGCTGTGTATTCAGCTAATCTACACCAAATATTGCCTTTGTGGATGTATAGGGTAAGGCCAGAAGAAAAAGTTGTGGGAGATTTGCCAGGAGgtatgtagaaataaaaataaataaataaataaataataaaaaaacacctggCAAGAGGTGGGTTTTTTTAGAGGAAATTGAGGACAAGAGAAAGACATAAGAACTTTTGTTCTGTGAGAATGACAGAATAACTATATCTacatgttttattcatttaccCTAGTAATagattctctttttcctccataGGATTTTAATGCAAGAAGATGAAGACcaatttttatgtatatttgcTACTGGCTGGGCTTCACACTGTTGCCCATGTTCAGCTTGTTACCAGCCACCATGATCCAAATGAAGCTAAAGACCATGTGCATTACGCAGGTGAAGCGATCGCTTGCCTCAAACTAGTGCCAAGCAATGCTgactttgcatttcatttttttaacaaggTTACACTCGAGGAGCCtaataagaacattttcttctctcctgtaAGCATCTCCACTGCCTTCGCAATGCTGGCCCTAGGGGCTAGGTCAACCACACAGACTCAGATCCTGGAAGGACTCGCCTTCAACCTTACAGAGATTCAGGAGAAAGAGATACATGAAGGCTTCCATAACCTCATCCACATGCTGAGCCATCCCGAGAGTGGGGTTCAGCTCAACATGGGGAGCGCTATCTTTCTAACGGAAAAGCTGAAACCAGTAAAAAAGTTTTTAGATGATGCCAAAGCTTTGTATCAACTGGAGACTTTAACCACCAACTTTAACAATCCCACAGAGGCTGAGAAGCAGATCAATGATTATATAGAGAGGAAAACACATGGGAAAATTACTAATTTGGTCAAGGAAATGGATCCACAGACTGTAATGCTCCTGGCtacctttgctttctttagagGTAAGTCCTCTAGTATTCACGTTCATGTAATTCATTATAATCAAATGATCTCTTCGGCTCAGCTGCCACCTTTGGAAATTGTTCCAGGGGAAATTTGAAATGCTCTTTGCTGGGACAGAAGCCCCTCATAGCATGCTGCAGCCAGGTagagcagcagggccctgctcagcaccagaaGTGGCAGGAGAGCCTgcaggctcagctctgcccaTAGCAGCCAGGAAGCTCTGCTCCAAGACACAGCCTCCATGCAGCCTCAGCTCACTTTCATGGGTTTAGCCATAGCTCTAATTGCCCCACATTCTTTTAGTTTTCACTGAAGGAACTGAGATGAACGCATGACCTATTCCTTTAAAAGCATCTCTTTAAAAGTGTGCATGATTCAATGGCCTAATTTACTATACACTACATAATCCTATTTTTTCCTATTGGAGTCCTTGAAATGTATACATACTAACGTATTTATATACAGAAGAAGCTAGTGATGAGCAGAAGAGGGCATTTTAAGGAACAAAGTGGAAACAGTGCATTTCTGATGTGGGTTTGATGATGTGCTATTAAGCCTGACACAACAACACTTAGATATGAGATCCTACATTAATCTTATCTATAGATTGAGGCTTATTATTAAAgtcaataaaaattaaatgcatacaGTATATGAATGTACAGATGATGTCATGTAAGCCTTTAAATGACAACTCATGGAAAGGCCACTTAGATCACccaaataaaaaagtaatgGAACCTAATACGCACTCTTGACCAGGTAAAAGATTCTTTCCTTACTGTGACATGCATATTAAAATGGTAAGTTTGAAAATTGTGAATTTAGCAATTGGGGGAATAGGTGAGTATAATTAGTTATATAATATTCCATTTATGATGGGATGAGACATGGTATATTCAGTcgcattttctctctctgtatcaGGCAACTGGGAAACACCTTTTAAACCAGAGGACACTGAAGAAAGGGAGTTCTTTGTGGATGCTGAAACTATTGTGAAAGTCCCTATGATGTATCAGACAGGCAGATTTGACTTGTATTTCGATGAGGAGCTGTCTTGCACCGTGGTACGTCTTCATTACAACGGAAGTGCTACAGCATTTCTAGTTCTACcagcaaaagggaaaatgaagcgGTTAGAGCAAGCGCTGGTCAAGGAAACCATCCGGGAATGGTCAGACCATCTACTCCAGAGGTAATCTGCCAGTCAGCTGCAGTGGCACCTAGATGaagtctattttcttttttaggaaTGCAAACACTACAGAACACAAACACTATTGCTGATTCTGGGAACTGAGTGGGTTATTTTTGGCTTGTGCATCCTAGCTGTAAAAATCTTGCAGCTGGTTGGTATTTATTCTCTTGTTGATGCTTGAGTGACTTTCTGCTCCCCCCACTAGGGTGGAGACCATCCTGATCAGGTCTCAGGAGTACCAAATAGCAATCCCATCTTGGGGTTTCTAAAACAGTCTACTGACAGAGTGAGAAGGTAGCAATTCCAAGGCAAATCCCCTATACTGAGGTTTCAGCTAACGTGTTTTACCTCACATATGTCACTGACACACTGTGACTCAGACGTATGTCTAAACCCTAAATAAACCATAACTTAGGCAGTTTGTATTAATGCATACGTACGTAATATGTTCTACACAAATATCTTCCTTACAAGGGCCATTGCAGCACACAGTGGTTGTTATAACAGGCTGGTGATTAATTACTGGTGCCCTGATTTTCtggcattttgtttttgaaactaTAAAAATCTAATGAGGTTCTGTTAGCTCCTACCACTGAAACTAACATCAGCTAACACGTTTTACAACCTTGTTTGTCTGGGAGGGAAGAGATCTAAGCACCAGTAGATGAGTAATATCAAGTTAATACGTGCCTAATTTACAAAGCTCTGCCCTGATTCACAACTAACAAGGCTTTGGAGTTCACACCCATGATTCTTAGTACATCATTATAGAAACGCCGCCACAGTTAATAAAGACATAGTGGGCTGCAAATTGGATATGAGTTAATAATGTGATGCCTcaactacaaaaaataaaaatgtattctcaagtgaaaaatcagaaaaatcctTACCTAAATAGATTCTTGGTGCAAGTTCCTTCAATACCAACGtatgaataaattcttcatgtGAGAGGCTGTGAGAACAAAGTGGCAACTTCAGTTCTACTATTACATTGATGGCTGTATTAATAAGCATGGTCCCATCATCTTCTAATGCACGGCGCAGTATCATAGAAAAGCAACAACAGTGgggtttgcatttttttcatcccaAGTTATCCCAGGGAGAGACATCAGAAGATGTGAGCTACCAAAAGGGTAATTCCTGCAGTAGGTGACTAAGAGGCTCTGAGGGTCCCTAGACAGCACATGAAGAGAAATTCAGCAGAAAGTATACTAAGCAGGAGCTGCCCACAGCTAGCCTGGAGGTGGTGTAAATCCCATCAGGAGTAACTTGTAGAATACAGTTTGATCTCTAGAGCTGTACCAAGCTTCTTCTGCATATCTACTCTATCTGCTCCTCACTGTTAAAGGCAGACTCGATCTGTCTTTATTGTAATTCCATGGCCAGCCAATGGAAGGGAGACAATTAGAAGATGGGGTGCCCGAGGGTAGAGGTGGTAGGGCACAGACCCTCCCGTGAACCATGTCAAAGGCCacagctatgccaaaagcaCTACTTTGCTTTGAAGTGCTGGGCTTTGTCACACTTTTGCCCAAGCAGACCTGTTTGTGCCTACTTCAGGTCCCTCCTTGCTTGAGCAACCTGGGCATCCGTGTGCCTCATTTTCCCTGGCTGTAAAGAGTGCCTCTCAATACTGCCCTCCTTTACAGAGTACTCTCATATTTGCTAAAGCAAAATGCCTGACAGATAtcagtagtagtagtagtagtagtatgAATGACAGCGTCTGTATCACCATCACCATGAGAAGGACCAGCAATCAGATTAGCATTCCTTGTACATTCATGGCTGGTACAGCGCCCTGGCATTTGACACCCATGAGAGTTACACAGCATTCCCACCATCATTTACCTCAGTGAAAGGTCTGTCTTACCACTCTCTGTGTTTCTCTTATGCCTGACAGCAAAGTGAGACTCTACTTCCCCAAATTTTCCATCTCTGGGAGCTATGAAATAACACACATCCTTAGCAAGATGGGAATTGTGGACGTGTTCACCGACCGGGCAGATCTCTCTGGCATCACTGGCGCACCAGAGCTGAAGGTTTCTAAAGTAAGTCTGAGACAACCAGCCCTTCCTTTCACAAACACATGTTCTACCACAGAGAAAGCTACACTTTGTGGTAGCATCCAAAAACACCAGCTAAACACAGCTCCCAGCTTCCCAGCTTACCACAGCCAGGATCACCCTGGCTTCAGTCTGTGAGTTTACATCTGAGAGGATTTTGGCCCTCAGTGACATTGGAGATCAGATTAGTTTGCTGCACAACTCTTTTTTCCAAGACCAAGATCAGACAAGATCTCCTGAGGTGTATCtagaacatgagaaaaaaacatcaaccCTCAGCTCCTCAGGAGGAGCCGCTGGTGCTCCTGGGCACACCAAGGCCCTAACACCCTGCAGACTGTTTTGGAGGTGCAGAGCTGGCGTCCCCCACATATGCCTGAAAGTTGGCCAAGAGAACAGGACAGCAGCCTGGTCACCCCTCCAGCCTGGTTAGAGGCAAGCACAGagccctgccagggctgggggccagCTGGGCCTGGCCACCTGCAGGGCCTCCCCTACCCCAGGATGAAGAGGAGAGACTGTTGAGAAACAGTAGAAGGCACATGGGGGAGAAAGGTCAGAGAAAATCTCAAGATTAGGGGATGCAATTTAGATAAAAGAacctcttttttattattatttttattttattttaacttagGAATTCAATAGAGCATTATTTCTAGTGGCAGTTTATTTGCATTTGCCCAAATAatctcttttcctgctttttaggTGCCTTCTTTCCTTGTATGCAATAGggcaaataaaagcatttaactCAATGCAAGAACAAAGTCAGTTATCCTCTTTTTATTTGTCTCAAACAGCACAAGAATCCCTCACACATTTCAGAAGCATCTTGTCACCCTTCAGTACAGGGTGGATTTCACTGTGGAGCTTACAAGTGGAATGTCCATTCTTCATCCAGTCTTTGCAACAGAATACAAATAGCTTTggactattattattattattattatttatttgttaaaatttatgTAGCTCTATCCTGGTCCTCATTTAAAGCAGCTATGACTACAACAACACAGCTCACATCTCTACTGCTCCTACAGATCCTCTGCAGTTGATTCTCCAAAGCAGGGCTGCTTTAAACAGGGTCTGGTTCACCTCTCAGGTTGCTGTTTTCTGCCCAGAATGactttgtgttgtttgtttttttttcctaggttgTCCATAAGGCTGCTCTGGATGTTGATGAGAGAAGTACTGAGGCGGCAGCAGCAACTGCTGCTGAAATAATGACCAtgtctcttcctcctgccattGAATTCAACCGTCCCTTCCTCATGCTGATTTTCGATAGAGATACAAACAGTACCCTCTTCATAGGAAAAATAGTTAACCCAACTATCACTAGCTGAAGTGACATATGAAttctttttgttattactgATTAAAGAAGTTGTGAAACTGCATGACACCATCTATTTCCATTTGTATGAGCTCAATATACAGTTCTTTTGTAGgaagaattttctatttttgctaCTGTTGAAAACTGATGGTATTGACCATGACACTTGCTTAGgaggaagcaagaaaaatgttttgagttcATTTAACAAAGAATGACTTTTTTACTTAACTGAAAGCCAAGGAAAGACCTGCTAAGATTTGCTAGTATTCAGGGAGAGACATTTGTATTACAATGGAAGATTCCTGCTTAGCAAGTCGTTGTCAGCCAGAATAGCAGATAAAATGATTAACACTTctgcaaacaaagcagaagtggTTGTAATTTGCCATAAGTACATAAGAAAGTAAATAAGAGATGGGAAGAGTTGGATCAACAGTACAAGGTAATGGGAAACTGAAGCTTTGAATGGAGTCAGCACTGGAAACGTGAAAAATTGGCTTAAACACGGGGAGAGAAATCTCTTTTCTCCACCATAAAccttttatcatttttagtATTAATCTAGCAGCAAATCTTCCTGAAAGAGCTTCTCGCATCTCAGAACAGAGCTAGAGG
The genomic region above belongs to Cygnus olor isolate bCygOlo1 chromosome 5, bCygOlo1.pri.v2, whole genome shotgun sequence and contains:
- the LOC121070856 gene encoding alpha-1-antitrypsin-like, translated to MKTNFYVYLLLAGLHTVAHVQLVTSHHDPNEAKDHVHYAGEAIACLKLVPSNADFAFHFFNKVTLEEPNKNIFFSPVSISTAFAMLALGARSTTQTQILEGLAFNLTEIQEKEIHEGFHNLIHMLSHPESGVQLNMGSAIFLTEKLKPVKKFLDDAKALYQLETLTTNFNNPTEAEKQINDYIERKTHGKITNLVKEMDPQTVMLLATFAFFRGNWETPFKPEDTEEREFFVDAETIVKVPMMYQTGRFDLYFDEELSCTVVRLHYNGSATAFLVLPAKGKMKRLEQALVKETIREWSDHLLQSKVRLYFPKFSISGSYEITHILSKMGIVDVFTDRADLSGITGAPELKVSKVVHKAALDVDERSTEAAAATAAEIMTMSLPPAIEFNRPFLMLIFDRDTNSTLFIGKIVNPTITS